Genomic DNA from Jejubacter calystegiae:
CATCATCTCCATACTGGAAAGCTGCTCGGTGGCCTTCATCAGGCCAATCTCCGCCGTCAGGGCGGAGCCCGCACGTCCGGCGAACAGCAGCGCCGTCACCACCGGCCCCAGCTCCCGCAACAGCGATAGCGCCACCATCATGCCAAGACTGGTTTCCGCACTGTAGGTGGTCAGCACCAGATAGCCCTGGAGCCCCAGCACCATCCCGATAAACAGCCCGGAAACGATGATGATCATCAGCGACAGTACGCCAACGTTATAGAGTTGCTTAACCAACAGTGGGGCGTGTTTACGGAATTCCGGCTTGCCCACCAGCGCGTTAAACAACATTAACCCGGCACGCCCGAACGCGGCGCAGGTCGCTATCCCACGACGGCCGAACGACGCCAGTGCATTTAGAAGCATGAGTGGCTCAACTCCCTGTTCCTGTTAGATCGTGTTGGTAGTCCCCGGCGGGGTAGCGGAACGGAACCGGACCGTCGGCGATGCCGTCCAGGAACTGGCGCACCCGGGGATCCTGATTATCCGCAAGCGACTGGGGCGAACCTTCAGCCACCACCCGACGATCCGCGATAATCCAGGCGTGATCCGCGATGCTCAGCACCTCTGGCACGTCGTGGGAAACCACAATACAGGTGACACCCAGCGAGCTGTTCAGCTCGGAGATCAGCTTCACCAGCACTCCCATGGTAATGGGATCCTGACCGACAAAAGGCTCATCGAACATGATCAGATCCGGCTCAAGCGCGATAGCGCGCGCCAGTGCTGCACGGCGCGCCATACCGCCGGACAGTTCGGAAGGCATCAGCGACGCCGCGCCCCGCAGTCCTACCGCCTCCAGCTTCATCATCACCGTGCTATGCAGCAGCGGCTCCGGCAGCCGGGTATGCTCGCGCAGCGGCCAGGCCACGTTTTCAAATACGGTGAGATCGGTAAAGAGCGCCCCGGACTGGAACAGCATACTCATCCGTTTGCGCACCTGGTAAAGCCGCGAGCGTGACATGGCGGGTATGTTTTCTCCGTCGAAGAGAATCTCCCCGGTATCCGGCGGGATCTGGCCGCCGATCAGGCGCAACAGCGTCGTTTTACCGATGCCTGAAGGGCCCATAATCGCCGAGATCTTGCCCCGGGGTACCGAGAGCGTAATCTCGTCAAAGATACGCCGCTCCCCTCTCGAGAAGCTGACTCCCCGAACCTCGACCAGATTCGTCTGCGTCTGGCTCATCAATTGAGTTCCTGTTTACCGCATAAGATTCGCTCTGTGGCAGAGCATTCATCAAAACCCCGCATTCTTACAGAAGAATAACGCGCCGGGTTAGCTAAAGCTGGCATTTGTTTTACTTTTTCCCTTCTAAAAGTCAAAATTAAGAATTAAACGCAACTAACACAGAACTGTATGCGCGCCCGGGGTTTCCAGCCAATGGACCGGCGATTATACCTTCCTTGAGGATTCTGCATGCTTTTAGCTACGGCTCTGTTAATCATCGGGTTACTTCTGGTTGTTTATGGCGCAGACCGGCTGGTATTTGCCGCGTCGATTCTTGGCCAGAGCCTGGGCGTTCCACCTCTGATTATTGGTCTGACCGTAGTCAGTATCGGTACTTCCCTGCCAGAAATTATTGTTTCGGCGGCGGCCGGGCTGCATGGCCAGTTGGATCTGGCAGTAGGAACGGCGCTTGGCTCTAATATCACCAATATTCTGCTGATACTGGGTCTGGGCGCGTTACTGCACCCCTTTACCGTGCATTCCGATATTCTGCGCCGCGAGTTACCCTTAATGTTGGCGCTCAGCGTTCTGTGCGGCTTTTTGCTGTATGACGGCAACCTGAGCCGACTGGATGGCGTGATATTGCTGGCAACCGCCGTGCTTTATCTGCTGTTTACCGTTAAGATTGCCCGTCTCGCCCAACGTCAGGGTAATGATAGCCTGACCAATGAGCAAATGCTGGAATTACCGCGCGGCGTAAGCCAGCCGGTCGCGTTTCTCTGGCTGGGCGTTGCGCTGCTGATTATGCCGGTGGCCACCCGAATGGTGATCGATAACGCCACCGTGCTGGCTAACGCCTTTTCAGTGAGCGAGCTGCTGCCAGGCCTGACGATCATCTCCGTTGGCACCAGTTTGCCTGAGCTGGCGACGGTGATTGCTGGCGCACGTAAAGGCGAGGACGATATCGCTATCGGTAATATTATTGGCGCTAACATTTTTAATATCGCCATTGTGCTTGGGCTGCCGGCGCTGCTCTCGCCTGGCGCCTTTGACCCGCAGGCTATAGTTCGGGACTATGGTCTGATGCTGGTGGTCAGCGTACTTTTTGCTCTGCTGTGCTGGCGTAAGACGCGCCATATCGGACGCACGGTGGGCGCCCTGTTAACCTGTGGATTTTTAATATGGATGACGGTGCTGTTTATCACGGCTCCTCGTCTCGTTGAATAACTGGAAAAGATTATGTCGCAGATTGCTATACCGCCCGGTTTCGACTTTCAGCAAGCGGGTAAAGAAGTGCTGGAGATCGAACGTGAAGGGATCAATCAACTGACGCAGTATATCAATGAGGACTTCACGCGCGCCTGCGAAATGATTTTCCACTGCCCCGGCAAAGTCGTGGTCATGGGCATGGGGAAATCGGGCCATATTGGCCGCAAGATGGCAGCCACCTTCGCCAGTACCGGCACACCTTCCTTCTTTGTGCATCCCGGTGAGGCCAGCCACGGCGATCTGGGCATGGTGACGGCGCAGGATGTCGTTATCGCCATCTCCAACTCCGGCGAATCCAGCGAGATTCTGGCGCTGATCCCGGTGCTGAAGCGCCTGCGGGTACCGCTGATCTGCATCTCTGGCCGCCCGGAAAGCGCCATGGGGCGCGCCGCCGACGTCCATCTGTGCATCACAGTTCCCCAGGAGGCCTGTCCGCTGGGACTGGCGCCGACCACCAGCACGACCGCAACACTGGTCATGGGCGATGCCCTGGCGGTGGCGCTGCTGAAAGCCCGCGGTTTTACCGCCGAAGATTTCGCGCTCTCCCACCCCGGCGGCGCGCTGGGGCGCAAACTACTGCTACGGGTTAACGACATTATGCATACCGGCGATGAAATTCCCCGCGTCAGTAAAGAGGCGACACTACGCGACGCGCTGCTGGAGATCACTCGCAAAAATCTGGGGATGACGGTTGTCTGCGACGACGATATGACCATTGAAGGCATCTTCACCGACGGCGACCTGCGCCGGGTATTCGACACCGGCGTCGATCTCTATCAGCTCCATATCACCGATGTGATGACCTCAGGCGGTATTCGCGTACGTCCGGATATTCTGGCCGTCGATGCACTCAACCTGATGCAGAACCGCCATATCACCTCGGTGATGGTTGCCGATGGCGACAAACTACGCGGTGTGTTACATATGCATGACTTACTGCGCGCTGGCGTAGTGTAAAGAAGGATAAGCGGTAATGAGCAACCAGGAAGCAATGCTTGCCACCTGTTATGGTCCGGTAAGCTCGCAGGTCATGAATCGGGCGCAGAATATTCGCCTGCTGATTCTCGATGTCGACGGCGTGATGTCCGACGGCCTGATCTATATGGGCAACAACGGCGAAGAGCTAAAAGCCTTTAACGTGCGTGACGGTTACGGTATTCGCTGCGCCCTGACCTCCGATATCGAGGTGGCGATCATCACCGGACGCGATGCGAAGCTGCTTGAGGATCGCTGTAAAACGCTCGGTATTACACATCTTTACCAGGGGCAGTCAGATAAACGGCTGGCCTTTCAGGAGCTGTTGCATAAACTCTCATTAACAGCCGATCGGGTAGCATACATCGGCGATGATCTTATCGACTGGCCGGTCATGGCTGAAGTGGGGCTGAGCGTCGCCGTTGCCGATGCCCATCCGCTGCTGCTGCCGCGAGCAGATTATGTGACCCGCATTGCAGGCGGCCGCGGCGCGGTACGCGAAGTGTGCGATCTGCTACTGCTGGCGCAGGGCAAGCTGGAGGAGGCTAAAGGGCAATCCCTATGAGTAAGCTGAAACGTTGGATCATTATCGGGCTGGCCATTGTGGCACTGGTACTGATCGGCTTTAATCTGACCGACCTCGATGATGCTGCGCCTGAAGCCGTGAACAGTAACGAGCCGACCTACAAGAGCGAGCACTCCGACACTGTCGTTTACAACCCTCAGGGGGCGTTGAACTATCGACTGGTCGCTCAGCACGTGGAATATTTCTCCGCAGAAGAGCTTTCGTGGTTTACTCTGCCAGTGATGACCGTTTATGACGCCAACGACGCAAATAAGACCGCCACCTGGTCAGTTCGCGCCGATCGCGCCAAACTGACTAAAGATCGTATGCTGTATTTGTACGGAAATGTGGTGGTGACCGCGCTGGCGCCAGATTCGCAATTGCGTAAAATCACCACCGATAATGCCCAGGTGAACCTTGTGACACAGGATGTTACTTCTGATGACCTCGTCACGCTGTACGGGACCACATTTAATTCCAAAGGCCTAAAAATGCGCGGAAACCTGCGCAGCAAAACTGCCGAGCTGATTGAAAAGGTTAGATCCTCATATGAAATCCAGAATAAACAAACACAGCCTTAATCTCCTGCTGGCCGGTACGCTTTTTGCCGCAGCGCTCCCGGCCTTTGCAGTTACCGGTGACACCGATAAACCGATCCATATCGAATCCGACCAGCAGTCGCTGGATATGGAAGGCAACGTGGTGACCTTTACCGGCAACGTAGTGGTGACTCAGGGCACGATTAAGGTGAACGCCGACAAAGTGGTGGTGACCCGTCCGGGCGGCGAAAAAGGTAGAGAGGTGGTGGAAGCCTATGGTAAACCTGCCACTTTCTACCAGATGCAGGACAACGGCAAACCGGTGAAAGGCCACGGCAGCAAGATGCGCTACGAGCTTCAGAATGATTATGTCATCCTGACCGGTAATGCATACCTGGAGCAGCTCGACAGCAACATCAAGGGCGATAAGATCACCTATCTCGTAAAAGAGCAGAAAATGCAGGCTTCCAGTGAGAAAGGCAAACGCGTGACAACCGTTCTGGTACCGTCACAGCTTCAGGATAAAAACAATTCCGGTCAGAAGAGTAACTAATTTCGTATGGCAACACTCACTGCAAAGAACCTCGCCAAGGCCTATAAGGGCCGAAAGGTGGTAGAAGATGTCAGCCTGACCGTGGAGTCCGGCGAAATCGTCGGTCTGCTTGGCCCTAACGGCGCCGGTAAGACCACAACCTTCTACATGGTGGTGGGCATCGTCCCGCGCGATGCCGGTAATATCATCATCGACGATGAAGACATCAGTCTGCTGCCGCTGCACGCCCGCGCCCGCCGCGGCATCGGCTATCTGCCTCAGGAAGCGTCCATTTTTCGGCGCCTGAGCGTCTTCGACAACCTGATGGCGGTGCTGCAAATTCGCGACGATCTGTCGGCGGAACAGCGTACCGATCGCGCCAACGAGCTGATGGAAGAGTTCCACATCGAGCACCTGCGCGATAACCTGGGTCAATCCCTCTCCGGTGGGGAACGTCGACGGGTCGAAATCGCCCGCGCGCTGGCGGCTAATCCCAAATTTATCCTGCTGGATGAGCCCTTCGCAGGGGTCGATCCCATCTCGGTTATCGACATCAAACGCATTATCGAACACCTGCGCGACAGCGGTCTTGGCGTCCTGATCACCGACCATAACGTTCGCGAGACGCTGGCCGTCTGCGAACGCGCTTATATCGTCAGCCAGGGGCACCTGATTGCCCATGGTACGCCTGATGAGATCCTCAAGGACGACCAGGTGAAACGCGTGTATCTTGGGGAAGAGTTCAGACTCTGATAGGGTAAGGACTGGACGCCGCACGCCCCTATGAGTGCGCGGTTTCATCGAAACATTGACCTGAGGTAGCTTGTTCTGAACATGAAGCAAGGTTTGCAATTAAAGCTGAGCCAACAGCTTGCCATGACGCCCCAGCTGCAACAGGCCATCCGCCTGCTGCAGCTCTCCACGCTGGAACTCCAGCAGGAGCTTAACCAGGCGCTGGAAAGCAATCCCCTGCTTGAACAGAGCGACCCCCTTGACGAAGTCGCGACCACCGAAAGCAGCGACAGCGAAACGCTCGATAGCCGGGATGCGCTGGAACAAGACTCCATGCCCGAAGAGCTGCCGCTTGATGCCAGCTGGGACGAGATCTATACCGCAGGCACTCCCTCCGGTACCGGCACTGACTATGTCGACGACGAACTGCCCATCTACCAGGGCGAAACCACCCAGTCCCTTCAGGACTACCTGATGTGGCAGGTTGAGCTAACTCCTTTCTCCGACACCGATATCGCCATCGCGACCTCTATTGTCGACGCCGTCGACGACACCGGCTACCTCACCATCACGGTCCAGGACATTCTGGACGGCATGGGCGATGAAGAGGTGACCCAGGAAGAGGTAGAGGCGGTACTCAAGCGCATTCAGCGCTTCGATCCGGTTGGCGTGGCTGCCCGCGATTTGCGGGAATGTCTGTTGATCCAGCTTTCTCAGTTCGCGCCCGAAACCCCGCGCCTGAATGAGGCGCATCAGATCGTCAACGATCATCTCGATCTGCTGGCCAATCATGATTTTCGCTCGCTGATGCGCGTTACGCGCCTTAAAGAGGAGGTGCTGAAAGAATCCGTCGGGCTGATTCAGTCCCTCGATCCACGCCCAGGCCAGTCGATTCAGACCAGCGAGCCGGAATACGTTATCCCTGACGTGCTGGTCCGTAAGCACCAGGGACGCTGGGTTGTGGAACTTAACGGCGACAGTATTCCGCGCCTGAAGATTAATCAGCAGTATGCGGCCATGGGGACCAGCGCCCGTAACGACAGCGACAGCCAGTTTATCCGCAGTAATCTGCAGGAAGCGAAGTGGCTGATTAAGAGTCTGGAGAGCCGTAACGACACCCTGCTACGCGTCAGCCGCTGTATTGTGGAACAGCAGCAGGCCTTTTTCGAACATGGTGAAGAGCATATGAAACCCATGGTGCTGGCCGATATCGCCCAGGCCGTTGATATGCACGAATCCACCATCTCACGCGTCACCACTCAAAAATACCTCCAGAGTCCAGGAGGTATTTTTGAGCTCAAGTATTTCTTCTCCAGCCACGTGAGCACCGAAGGCGGCGGCGAAGCCTCCTCTACGGCTATCCGGGCGTTGGTGAAGAAATTAATCGCTGCGGAGAATCCCGCCAAGCCACTGAGCGACAGTAAGCTCACCGCCATGCTCTCCGACCAGGGGATTATGGTGGCGCGCCGAACCGTTGCGAAGTACCGAGAGTCTTTATCGATTCCTCCGTCTAACCAGCGTAAACAACTGGTCTGACTCAACAGATAAGGAAGACACTATGCAGCTCAACATCACTGGACAAAACGTCGAAATCACCGATGCATTGCGCGATTTTATCAATCCAAAATTCGCCAAGCTGGAGCAGTATTTTGATAGGATCAATCAGGTCTATATTGTGTTGAAAGTGGAAAAGGTTTCCCACGTCGCGGAAGCGACGCTGCACGTCAACGGCGGAGAGCTGCACGCCAGCGCGGAAGCTCAGGATATGTACGCGGCCATTGATGGCCTGATCGACAAGCTGGCGCGGCAGTTAACCAAACATAAAGATAAACTGAAACAACACTAATTGTCCGGGCGTTTCTGTGACCCGTGCGGCTCGCCATTGCGGCGGGCCGTTCCCGCAGAAGGCTTAGGTGAAATTATGATGAACAATGATTTAGCGCTGCAACTGAGCAATGTCCTTAACCAGGAGTGTACCCGAAGCGGCGTCCCGTGCCAGAGTAAAAAGCGGGCGCTGGAGGTAGTCAGCGAGCTGGCTGCCAAACAGCTGGGGCTGGCTCCCCAGCTCGTGTTTGAGGCTGTACTGACCCGGGAGAAAATGGGGAGTACCGGTATCGGTAACGGTATCGCCATCCCCCACGGTAAGCTGGAAGAGGATACCGAACGCGCCGTGGGCGTCTTTATTAAGCTGGAGACCCCCATCGCCTTCGATGCTATCGATAATCAGCCGGTGGATCTGCTGTTCGCGCTGCTGGTGCCGGCGGACCAGACCAAAACGCATCTGCATACGCTGTCTCTGGTAGCGAAACGGCTGGCGGACAAAACTATCTGCCGTCGGCTGCGAGCGGCGCAAAGCGATGAAGAGCTTTATCAGATCATCACTGAAGAAAACCTGGATGTTGAATAATAAACATTCCGGCAGGAATCACGGCCGCGTAGCAACGCGGTCGATTAATGGGGGGAGAGACTGCACATGGTGCTGATGATTGTCAGCGGCCGTTCAGGTTCAGGGAAGTCCGTGGCACTGCGCGCGCTGGAAGACATGGGCTTTTACTGCGTCGATAACCTGCCGGTCGTGCTACTGCCGGAACTGGCGAATACGCTGGCTGAGCGCGGTATTTCGGCGGCGGTCAGTATCGACGTCCGTAATATGCCGGAATCGCCGGAAATCTTTGAACGGGCAATGGACAGTCTGCCCAAAGCCTTTTCGCCGCAGTTGCTGTTCCTGGATGCCGATCGCAATACCCTGATTCGCCGCTACAGCGATACCCGACGCCTGCATCCGCTATCCAGCAAAAACCTGTCGCTGGAAAGCGCTATCGACCGTGAGAGCGACCTGCTGGAGCCGCTGCGTTCCCGGGCCGACCTCATTATCGATACCTCGGAAATGTCGGTACACGAACTGGCGGAGATGCTCCGTACCCGGCTGCTGGGCAAGCGGGAACGCGAGCTGACCATGGTCTTCGAATCCTTCGGCTTTAAGCACGGTATTCCCATCGACGCCGATTACGTCTTCGACGTGCGCTTCCTGCCGAACCCGCACTGGGATCCCAAACTGCGCCCGATGACCGGTCTGGACAAGCCTGTTGCCGCCTTCCTGGACCGGCACACCGAGGTGCACAACTTTATCTATCAGACCCGCAGCTACCTTGAGCTCTGGCTCCCCATGCTGGAGACCAACAATCGTAGCTATCTGACTGTCGCCATCGGTTGTACCGGGGGTAAGCACCGTTCGGTCTACGTTGCCGAACAGCTGGCGGACTATTTCCGCTCCCGCGGCAAGAATGTGCAGTCGCGCCACCGAACCCTGGAAAAGCGTAAAACATGACCGTCAGACAAACCGTTGAAATCACTAACCGACTGGGCATGCACGCCCGGCCGGCGATGAAGCTATTCGAACTGGTACAGAGCTTTGATGCCGAAGTTCTGCTGCGTAACGAGGGCGGCATCGAGGCGGAAGCCAGCAGCGTTATCGCCCTGTTGATGCTGGACTCCGCTCAGGGAGGCCACATCGAAATCGAAGCCAGCGGCCCCCAGGAGCAGGAGGCGTTAAGTGCCGTCATCGCGCTGTTTAACGCCGGCTTTGACGAAGAGTAACCCCTTCCCCGACTTTCACATCTCTTGCGAATAAACCTGATTCAGATCAAGCCAACCTGATGTTGGCTTTGCTGTTTGTGCCCCTGCTTCTATCATCAGATTAATCCTAACTTCGGCTTAAGGTTTTATTAAGAAAACCACTGCCGTTGAGTCTTTATTTAAGTTCAACGTTCATACTATCAACCGTGTTACTAAATTCGAAACGGGAAGGTTTCCATGGCTGACAGCGTAGTTCGACTCTCTGATGTAGCCCCTTTAGGGACGGGCCGTCATCGTAAATGCTATCTGCATCCTGGCAACTCTGACCGCTGCATCAAGATTGTCTACAACCAGGAGAACGGCGGCGATAAAGAGTTGCTGCGCGAGCTGGGATATTATGCTCATTTGGGGCGTCGTCTGAAAGACTGGTCAGGTCTGCCAGCCTATCACGGTACCATTGAAACCGATCTCGGCACCGGCTACATCTACGACATCATCAAAGATTACGACGGTCATACCTCTGTCTCTCTGGACGAATTTGCCCGCCAGTGCAGGGAGAACGGCGATCTGAGACTGCTGCGCCAGACGCTGCTCCAGTTGAAGCGCTGGCTCGCCGAGCACCGCATCGTCACCATGAACCTGAAGCCGCAGAACATTCTGTGC
This window encodes:
- the lptC gene encoding LPS export ABC transporter periplasmic protein LptC; translation: MSKLKRWIIIGLAIVALVLIGFNLTDLDDAAPEAVNSNEPTYKSEHSDTVVYNPQGALNYRLVAQHVEYFSAEELSWFTLPVMTVYDANDANKTATWSVRADRAKLTKDRMLYLYGNVVVTALAPDSQLRKITTDNAQVNLVTQDVTSDDLVTLYGTTFNSKGLKMRGNLRSKTAELIEKVRSSYEIQNKQTQP
- a CDS encoding calcium/sodium antiporter, coding for MLLATALLIIGLLLVVYGADRLVFAASILGQSLGVPPLIIGLTVVSIGTSLPEIIVSAAAGLHGQLDLAVGTALGSNITNILLILGLGALLHPFTVHSDILRRELPLMLALSVLCGFLLYDGNLSRLDGVILLATAVLYLLFTVKIARLAQRQGNDSLTNEQMLELPRGVSQPVAFLWLGVALLIMPVATRMVIDNATVLANAFSVSELLPGLTIISVGTSLPELATVIAGARKGEDDIAIGNIIGANIFNIAIVLGLPALLSPGAFDPQAIVRDYGLMLVVSVLFALLCWRKTRHIGRTVGALLTCGFLIWMTVLFITAPRLVE
- the mlaE gene encoding lipid asymmetry maintenance ABC transporter permease subunit MlaE → MLLNALASFGRRGIATCAAFGRAGLMLFNALVGKPEFRKHAPLLVKQLYNVGVLSLMIIIVSGLFIGMVLGLQGYLVLTTYSAETSLGMMVALSLLRELGPVVTALLFAGRAGSALTAEIGLMKATEQLSSMEMMAVDPLRRVVSPRFWAGMISLPLLSVIFVAVGILGGALVGVTWKGIDAGFFWSAMQNAVDWRMDLVNCVIKSVVFAVTVSWIALFNGYDAVPTSAGISRATTRTVVHASLAVLGLDFVLTALMFGN
- the npr gene encoding PTS phosphocarrier protein NPr, which encodes MTVRQTVEITNRLGMHARPAMKLFELVQSFDAEVLLRNEGGIEAEASSVIALLMLDSAQGGHIEIEASGPQEQEALSAVIALFNAGFDEE
- the yrbL gene encoding PhoP regulatory network protein YrbL, with amino-acid sequence MADSVVRLSDVAPLGTGRHRKCYLHPGNSDRCIKIVYNQENGGDKELLRELGYYAHLGRRLKDWSGLPAYHGTIETDLGTGYIYDIIKDYDGHTSVSLDEFARQCRENGDLRLLRQTLLQLKRWLAEHRIVTMNLKPQNILCRRLSPTEVIPVVVDNIGEASLLPLATWSRWFCHRKQERQWQRFMAHPLFEGLDQAPLPQRVPPRFTPSHGAG
- the rpoN gene encoding RNA polymerase factor sigma-54, whose protein sequence is MKQGLQLKLSQQLAMTPQLQQAIRLLQLSTLELQQELNQALESNPLLEQSDPLDEVATTESSDSETLDSRDALEQDSMPEELPLDASWDEIYTAGTPSGTGTDYVDDELPIYQGETTQSLQDYLMWQVELTPFSDTDIAIATSIVDAVDDTGYLTITVQDILDGMGDEEVTQEEVEAVLKRIQRFDPVGVAARDLRECLLIQLSQFAPETPRLNEAHQIVNDHLDLLANHDFRSLMRVTRLKEEVLKESVGLIQSLDPRPGQSIQTSEPEYVIPDVLVRKHQGRWVVELNGDSIPRLKINQQYAAMGTSARNDSDSQFIRSNLQEAKWLIKSLESRNDTLLRVSRCIVEQQQAFFEHGEEHMKPMVLADIAQAVDMHESTISRVTTQKYLQSPGGIFELKYFFSSHVSTEGGGEASSTAIRALVKKLIAAENPAKPLSDSKLTAMLSDQGIMVARRTVAKYRESLSIPPSNQRKQLV
- the rapZ gene encoding RNase adapter RapZ; the encoded protein is MVLMIVSGRSGSGKSVALRALEDMGFYCVDNLPVVLLPELANTLAERGISAAVSIDVRNMPESPEIFERAMDSLPKAFSPQLLFLDADRNTLIRRYSDTRRLHPLSSKNLSLESAIDRESDLLEPLRSRADLIIDTSEMSVHELAEMLRTRLLGKRERELTMVFESFGFKHGIPIDADYVFDVRFLPNPHWDPKLRPMTGLDKPVAAFLDRHTEVHNFIYQTRSYLELWLPMLETNNRSYLTVAIGCTGGKHRSVYVAEQLADYFRSRGKNVQSRHRTLEKRKT
- the lptA gene encoding lipopolysaccharide ABC transporter substrate-binding protein LptA; this translates as MKSRINKHSLNLLLAGTLFAAALPAFAVTGDTDKPIHIESDQQSLDMEGNVVTFTGNVVVTQGTIKVNADKVVVTRPGGEKGREVVEAYGKPATFYQMQDNGKPVKGHGSKMRYELQNDYVILTGNAYLEQLDSNIKGDKITYLVKEQKMQASSEKGKRVTTVLVPSQLQDKNNSGQKSN
- the kdsD gene encoding arabinose-5-phosphate isomerase KdsD, which gives rise to MSQIAIPPGFDFQQAGKEVLEIEREGINQLTQYINEDFTRACEMIFHCPGKVVVMGMGKSGHIGRKMAATFASTGTPSFFVHPGEASHGDLGMVTAQDVVIAISNSGESSEILALIPVLKRLRVPLICISGRPESAMGRAADVHLCITVPQEACPLGLAPTTSTTATLVMGDALAVALLKARGFTAEDFALSHPGGALGRKLLLRVNDIMHTGDEIPRVSKEATLRDALLEITRKNLGMTVVCDDDMTIEGIFTDGDLRRVFDTGVDLYQLHITDVMTSGGIRVRPDILAVDALNLMQNRHITSVMVADGDKLRGVLHMHDLLRAGVV
- the kdsC gene encoding 3-deoxy-manno-octulosonate-8-phosphatase KdsC, with protein sequence MSNQEAMLATCYGPVSSQVMNRAQNIRLLILDVDGVMSDGLIYMGNNGEELKAFNVRDGYGIRCALTSDIEVAIITGRDAKLLEDRCKTLGITHLYQGQSDKRLAFQELLHKLSLTADRVAYIGDDLIDWPVMAEVGLSVAVADAHPLLLPRADYVTRIAGGRGAVREVCDLLLLAQGKLEEAKGQSL
- the ptsN gene encoding PTS IIA-like nitrogen regulatory protein PtsN, with the protein product MMNNDLALQLSNVLNQECTRSGVPCQSKKRALEVVSELAAKQLGLAPQLVFEAVLTREKMGSTGIGNGIAIPHGKLEEDTERAVGVFIKLETPIAFDAIDNQPVDLLFALLVPADQTKTHLHTLSLVAKRLADKTICRRLRAAQSDEELYQIITEENLDVE
- the mlaF gene encoding phospholipid ABC transporter ATP-binding protein MlaF, with translation MSQTQTNLVEVRGVSFSRGERRIFDEITLSVPRGKISAIMGPSGIGKTTLLRLIGGQIPPDTGEILFDGENIPAMSRSRLYQVRKRMSMLFQSGALFTDLTVFENVAWPLREHTRLPEPLLHSTVMMKLEAVGLRGAASLMPSELSGGMARRAALARAIALEPDLIMFDEPFVGQDPITMGVLVKLISELNSSLGVTCIVVSHDVPEVLSIADHAWIIADRRVVAEGSPQSLADNQDPRVRQFLDGIADGPVPFRYPAGDYQHDLTGTGS
- the hpf gene encoding ribosome hibernation promoting factor, yielding MQLNITGQNVEITDALRDFINPKFAKLEQYFDRINQVYIVLKVEKVSHVAEATLHVNGGELHASAEAQDMYAAIDGLIDKLARQLTKHKDKLKQH
- the lptB gene encoding LPS export ABC transporter ATP-binding protein; the protein is MATLTAKNLAKAYKGRKVVEDVSLTVESGEIVGLLGPNGAGKTTTFYMVVGIVPRDAGNIIIDDEDISLLPLHARARRGIGYLPQEASIFRRLSVFDNLMAVLQIRDDLSAEQRTDRANELMEEFHIEHLRDNLGQSLSGGERRRVEIARALAANPKFILLDEPFAGVDPISVIDIKRIIEHLRDSGLGVLITDHNVRETLAVCERAYIVSQGHLIAHGTPDEILKDDQVKRVYLGEEFRL